DNA sequence from the Coregonus clupeaformis isolate EN_2021a chromosome 30, ASM2061545v1, whole genome shotgun sequence genome:
CACGTATAATGGATCTGGGGTTTGCAGGTTTCTCCACCTGTTGTGTGAAATGAGTTATTTGAGTTTATTGTCAAAGAAAGGAAAATGGTTCTCATCACACATACAGTACTTACTAATAACTAGATCATGTGATACCCCTTCCTGGGATGCTTTAGCACTAGTCACCTTACTCATACCTCTTCCTGTAATGACAGCCATAAGCTTTGCCACAGTGATTACAATCATAGCATAGCGTATTAATGCTAACACTGTGCCCTCCTATCCACTCCTATGCACCTCCACAGTGGCGGAGGACATGGGTGTTCACCAGCTAGGTCGTCTGGTGGAGCTGCTGACCTCCAGGGAGTGTGAGGACCTCCTCTCTGCCCTGTCCCACCCAGAGGAGAACATCTTCCAGCAGCTGGACCATCTCTCACTGGAGAACAACCAACTGGACCTCCAGAAGAGAGTCAAGAGAGACACTGGTACTGCAACGCTGACAGTACATCACGACCAATAGCTCATTCATTACACTGTGCAAACTCAGCTGGGTCTGCAccatacatttactgtacttctacacatATGTTGATGTATAGAGAGCAATGCAACAATCAATCAAAAGGGCCTAGCTAGCTGTCCTAGCTATCTGAATATACAAAATGCTCTGCTTTAACTAAACACTATATAATGGATATATTATAGTGAGGCATTCAATGTGATTGTTTATTATCCCAGTCTGTGAGGACTCAGAGGAGAGTGAGCGGTCTGTTCCCACATGTCATGTTCTGTTTGCCTCTCCCTAGTTAGCTGCAGCAGCGTGGCTGGGCCTGCTGTCTGAGGGCCATATGCTGTATGTTTATCAGACAGGAACAGCGAGGCTCAGTGCCGGACAGCTCTGACAGACTGGCTGCTGAAGCATGGAGAACAGACATACTACGACAGGCTGTCTCGCGCCCTGCAACACATCGGAAGGACAGACATTGCCATaggtcagacagagagatacagtgcatacatacacacacactcacacacacacatactcccgcaaacacgcacacacacagcactggtGACGTCTCATTGAACGTAGTCATCAAAAATATGGGATTCAGCTGCCAGGGAACAACACGATAAGTTAACTTGAACACATTTTATTTGGACATTATTTCAGTGCACAAGGCTACTACACAAGGCTTCAATAGCATTGTCTACATAATTACCTCATTACAACAAGATCCATTTTAATTGGAATTTCAAAAATGGCATATTTTGCGCAATGCCTGTCTCTGGCATGTGGTGGGGTCTAGTGTAGAAGAGACTCCACAGTTGAGTGGCGATGGATCTGAGGTGTAAATGATCTGACAGAGGACTCAGTGGAGCTCACACCACATTCACTACAAACCATCTGGTCCTTTCATCATCAGAGATGGAGAAaaagggggggtagagagagtggggggagagagagatatgggtagagagacagagatagagagggggggtagagagagaaagagtgagagagaggggcaggaagagacagacagagagaaatgaCAAAAGAGTGACAACACAAGAACATCCCTTCAGTCAATACTGTGTATGAAAGCTATTTATTTTTGGATCAGAATGAATGTGTGGAATATGTGGATACAAAACACCAATTATTCAGGACCTGATTGCAATTAGGAATAAATCCACTTTTACACAACAACTTAGTCTGTTTACTTTATTTGTTTAAGTAAAAGTGAGAGCAGTTGCTGTACTGCTTAGTTCAAGTCCATTAACTTATGGAGGGTACCCAAGACGTTATCCagtgtctctcggtctctctttcCCAATGCATAAACTGTAGATGGGTCGCTCCACGAAAAGAGTGTattttgcatccctttgatattttaagtagaaagtGGGTACCAATATTAAATGTTAAAAGCCTGTGCCAAAATTCCGCATGACATGTCCCTTTGTGCACCCTCCGTCTTATAGGAAGaatttaacccacttaaccccaaaatgtctccaagttttcattttctggtgttttgtggtggaaaactgagagggtcaagcataacacgtcaaccatGTTACCCaaagatagacaggctagaaatgttttaacaatagtTAAAATAAATGTTGTGAAGCTTACATTCAATtgtccctccctgttgcacacaacaagcttccattccccctgtcacaaggggatttatggctgatttaagatgaaatcttCAACCCTGTTGAGGTCAACACTGGCACttagtaatttttttatttaacctcttgagatggaaaAACGTGTTTTTATGAAGTTCAACTCATTATGACAGAATGTTCAAGTTAGGTGAaatcaaaagctttttttgaccaagttacacttctgAAAAGGAAGTGGTGGAACGACCCAGATAGTCCTATAGGTATAGACCATTTTGAGTAGCCATTCACAGTACCAATGTTCTGATGTTCTTCCAGAGGTGGGGAAAAATATCAACCAGGACAAAACCCTGAGTATGAAGAAGTATGTGGAGGAGTACCACCAGAGAGTCAGCTCCATAGAGTCTCCACTGGTCCAGTCAGAGACAGAGGAACATCATGTAGATACAAAGCCCCAAGCAAGACATGGTAAAGTATAGAGCCCCAGGCTAGATAATGGAcacataattaagcaataaggcctgagggggtgtggtatatggccaatataccaattacattggtaaccagtttctaatagcaataaggcacctcgtgGGTTTGTGGTGTATGGCCAATATatcacagctaagggctgttctccgcaatgcggagtgcctggatacagccctaagccgtggtatattggccatataccacaaacctacaaggtgccttattgctattagaaactggttaccaacgtaattagagcagtaaaaataaatgttttatcatACCCGTGGTATGATAAAACatatataccacggctgtcagccaatcagaattcagtgctcgaaccacccagtttataatgtattCTAAAGATAATGTGATGGTGCACGTaatctctacactgtactgtgaAGGAAAGCCATTGAAAGAAAGATTTGGTTGCACTAGCTGGGCAGTGAGCCATCGAATGTATTACTAACCATCAGCATCAACTCGTCACTTTGAGGAACTATTTTTCCCAGGACAACTGAAAATTCAAAGATGCAATTATCACCTGTCAAAAAGCCACGTTTTCTCATGGGCACGGAGACCAagtattaaaaaaaagaaaacaggTGTCTGATTCTCCTCTGATTTGGCTGGACTCTCCTTCTGTCCTTTTGTTGAGTGGTTGTTTGTCTCTGTCAGTAAAGGAATCTGTTGTTGTGCTTTTGTTGAATGTTGGCAGTAAGAGATCTGCTGTTGTGCTGTTGTTAATTGGTTGACAGTAAGGAATATACCAGTGAAGGAGCTGATATGGAGTGACCTGGAGCTTGTGGTGGAGAGAGATCCTGTCCAGCCGTACCAACGACGCCTACTGGACGGGGCGTGGCCCCTGGTCTACGGAGTCATGCTAGGCTTTGCCGGGACCTTCCTCATGGGGGTgcccatcctcctcttcctcctgtacATCTCCCGGGGCGACCAGAAGAAGCTACTCCGCCGCTCCTACAAAACCAGGGGTCCGTCATCATCATCACATGGTCGCTACCGTCGCTCCAGACAGAAACCCATTGCTGGGGCTGGAGATGTGGCATCAGCAGAAATGGCTCCTCAAAACCCATTACGTCACATGGAAAGGTCAAGGGATTCAAGCCAGGGGCTGTATTCCCTCTCTCCAAGTCAAGACAGTGATCCACTGGGGGTACACATAAAGAACAAATGAGAATATGTGAAAAATACTCACACTAGATTCCTAAAGATAGTCTACAACATTTTGTCCCCTCTGTGCTCTGATGGCTTCATTTCTCATCTATACACTATGCTGCATATTCAATTAACAGGCTCAATGTTCAGGTTAATGCTGTAGGGCCACAGTGTTTATTAAAGCAACTCTGACTCAACAGCAATGACATTTCATTATTTAATTACGCCATTGACAATAAGTAATGTAATCCAAGCACTGCTATCCCCTGTATCCAGCCAGCCCCTCGCCCTCCAACCTTCCCAATGCAGCTGGAAATGGGCTTTGTAATAGACCACTCCTAATTATGATACAAGACGATAGTAATAATACCCTTTCTGATAAACTAATAATAATCCATGCTGTGTTTGGTGGGGTAATAAGCATTACCATTTTGCCAGTGGCTAGATGAGATGAGTGGTGTGACTGTGACAGATGCGTTGGAACCGTTGGAACCCAGCCCTCACACCAAAGGTTGTTCCAGTGTTCCTATGACAGACACGCCACTTCCCATCTCCCTCCCGATGACTGCACTGTGCCCGTCTCTACCTCCCGGTGGTGGTGACGGCGGTGTGCCCGTCTGGCGATGAGGAGCAACTAATTACCCAGCCTGCCGCCTGCTCCCTGGAGCCTGGAGCCTGTCTGCATGCCCATACCTCCACAGGCAGTCCCATCCCACACTAATAACAATGCTGCTAGTAGACAATGAGACACAGGCTTGGCAGTGACAACGGCATGTcatcctcagacagagagacagagtccaAATGGAAAATAAGAAACTAGCCACTAGGCCAACAGAAAGAACAATTGTATGTGTAGGTGTCTAAACTGTACAGTAGCTGGGACCTAGATGTTGCAAAGCTGAGCATGACATGGACTATTTCATAGAAATGTCTCGTAAAGTAGTGATGACGTAAACTCATACTCCATGGCAGTATGCTATTATCTTGAAGCAACAATTCTAATTCATTACATGCAATGTAACATGCTTGCACCTTTCACATACAGAACATTGATGAGACAAACACTATCAAATAGCCCAGCAGGACCCTCGCAGCACTGAAGTACTTTAGTGCTCTCCATCTTTCTTTACTCTCCTTTCCCTCTTATCCCTACTTTCTAGTTCTTCTATAATTTAGCTAATTACTTCAATATACAAATGTGTCCTAATGTGCTTCAGGAAGCACGCAGCTCAGATTAATACTGCTGCTAAGCAGCAATTAGAGTCAATTAGATTATAAATCAACATCTAAACAAATTATAGCGCCGAGCTACAGTGGGAGTTGCGTGTGTGTGCAGAGAGAGGCCAAGAGGGTATGAAAGTTGAACATATTGCAGAAGTCAAAGGGAGAACGTTGAAGTCTGACAACAGTTATCACAAGTAGTTTAACTGTACGTGAGGAGACTCCATTTTAAACACGTTTTCGTATTTTGGGAATCTAAATAATAATCAAGTTCTTTTGATTAACTAAAAAGGAATTGCATTTTCCACATATTTCCAAACATTTGTACACTAACTTTACTTTCAAACAAAAAGATGGAACACTAGACCCCTAGGAGGCAAAATTCCTgacaaaagtaggctacactTCTTCTTCTCTCTATTCCCCTGAAGAATGGTAAGACCCTGGTACTGTTGACTATGACAGGCTCAGTGCCCGCTGTGGGCTCACCTGTGTTGCAGTAACCATGGGAGAGGAGAGCTGGTGTTCTCTATGCCTGAGTGACCCACACATAAAAGACAACATCCCACCTGGGGCCTGTCTCTCACAGTAAAAGACACCCAGACAGTACAGACAGTGTGTTGTTGTCACACCAGGGTACAATAGCTCTCAGGTGGTGGCGGAGCTGTGTGATATGAAAACCATGGCTGGGCCCGCTGACACATGCCAAATGGCCTGAGAGATGGAGATTTGAAGATTGTTCAATGCATTTTACCATGACATTTCAGCAAGCTCAAATGTTTCGATTGCAGTTCGGTCAATTGTACAGTATAGATTGGTATTTGGACATTTGGCTGCATTCCCTCTCTCCAAGTTCAGGCCTTGTTCCATGATGAAGTAGGCCTTACCTACATTTCTAAGTTCTCTCATTCAAAGAAGCCATAACAGAAGTCACAGTTGAAAAGAAAGGAAAATCTGACATCAAATTGACATTTACTGCTCAAGCACAGCAAAATGAGCAAGACAACGCTTTTCAGGCACATCCATCCATTCTTATGTAGATCAAATGTATTTAACAATGGTTTCTTGTGGTTATTTAACAGTCTGCAGAGCAGAGGGCTTATCAAACAGAATCCTCTATTCTCTGAGGAGAGCACATCTGTCTTCTGTCATCGGCTCTGCTCAGCAGAAGGAGTCAGAAGTGCTTGTCTGGAATAAAACTAAAGCTCGACGGGATGTGTAGCATGCGAGAGGATGCTCAGGCTGGGGCTCAGACAGAGGAGGCTGGGGTGCCCTTGATATGCTGAGTGTGGAGAGCGCCGGGTGTAGCTAGGCCTCTGGGGTGTGCTTAGTGTCATTAAAAGCTTTATCTTCCTCTCCCTTCATTTGCATCTCCAGTCATCCGCGGGCCAATGAGGTGATGCAGCACCCACTGGCCCAATCCCCCTGCTCAGCCATCAGCTGCCTGTCACTTGGCGAGTCCTTCCCCACCCCTActacctccctccccctggcTCAATACATATGGATCACAGGAAAGAAAGATCACATCTCTATGCTGTTTTAAATCGCCTCAACCTCCACTTCTGTGATTTTCTCTCTATATCGCTTACTGGTTTCCTTTGGGGGAATGAGACACTTCATCAAAGTTTCTATCCCTGATCAGACCAGCTGGTTGAGTTTACAGATAAAGCCACAGTGCCCTCCTGTGGTGATGTTTAGTCACTGCAACAGCTGAGAGAGGAGCGAAAGTTACACTGAAACTGCGTCCTTTCTGATTCTGGAGCCATCAACAAAATATCCCATATATATCCCCTCATATTTTGATTAATCCTGAACAACAGTAAAACTCCCCAGACTAGTGTGTTGTTATCAACAACAGAGAGGTGTAAACAGAGGGAGCGGAGTGTTGGGCATTGATGAACACACACCAGTCTTGGCACTGTCTGCATGGTGCTGACtgagctttgggccagtaaccaaaaggttgctggctcacagtggcgtgtattcatgtctctgtatgtgtaggccatctatccgatgctgtctggtcaaaaggagtatgacattgttgccgcccgtagaatcgaatgcaagggaagccagcgagcactTCACCTcccttgatttaaaaaaaagtgtaaaataatagccaatcagcgttgagctaaactgagtgagctcaactgtctgtgaatggtcctggcacacacaaaaaaaaaaaatgtcaagggaagccagtttggatttggcttcactcctatcatattgagagcatacgtcattgacatAAATAACtttaattgttgcatctcgttgtgttatcttcggtggctagctagctagctaaaactgtccctttcctaaattagccatggatagagatagggatttggacttgtggttttacttaattctccgtactggccaatgactataatggtgattctgatccaaccataaatgtaTACATTGTGCccttcaacatgtagctagatgtagaaggctaatgttctTAGGccctgtatgaaaatgtatgcactcactaactgaaagtcgctctggataagagtgtctgctaaatgaaaaataaaataataataatatatttttttttatatcacggtcgcaaggcatgtGAACTAAAAGGTTATAgaacaaacaatgcaattatcacaacacataggttgtaatatggcattttcttctggcttggcttccccagtgattttacccatgcacctCTACTGGTGGTTCAAATACCCAAGCCGACAAGgtaaaaaatctgttgatgtgcccttgagcaaggcacgtaaacctaggggcgccgtactactatggctgaccctgtaaaacacatttccctgcacctatctggtgtatgtgacaataaaacagaaaaaatatatacacaaatCTGAGTACACAGGGGATGCAGGGGACAATTACCAATCTAGCCCCATATACAAGCTGAAACTCAAGAGGAATGTAGGACTGAGGCACTCAGTCTCTCACATGTCAGTCCAGACATACTGAAGATGAAGAACCAGGCCATGATTTATGATAGAGATCAGACTGATGTTATAGATCTATAGACTCCTAATATGTTATCATTAAACAGAAACAGAACAAGCTTCAATTAATGCCAGAGTATAAGTTCAGTGAAGCAGTCAAATATAATGCtttcggagagtattcagaccccttgactttttccacattttgatacgtaacagccttattctaaaatggattaaataaaatacaatcctcatcaatctacacacaataccctataattacaaacaaaaacaggtttatagaaatttttgcaaatgtattaaataaaaaacagaaatacctaatttacataagtattcagaccctttgctatgagactcgaaattgagctccggtgcatcctgtttccattgatcatccttgagatgtttctacaacttgattggagtccacctgtggtaaattcaattgattggatatcatcacatttctaccagcatgttaaatgtgcaaccagaggaaagaaaactctaggccacctttactccacacagagacgcatacaaagttccacctcgccctccatttggcaaatctgaccataattctatcctcctgattcctgcttataagcaaaaactaaagctgccgctttcaaggagcgggactctaacccggacgcttataagaaatcccgctatgccctccgacgaaccatcaaacaggcaaagagtcaatacaggactaagattgaatcgtattacaccggctccaacgatcgtcggatgtggcagggcttgcaaactattacagactacaaaggaaagcacagccacgagctgcccagctaaatcacttctatgctcgcttcgaggcaagcaacactgaagcatgcattagagcatcagctgttccggatgactatgtgatcacgctctccgtagccgatgtgagtaagacttttaagcaggtcaacattcacaaggccgcagggccagacggattaccaggacgtgtactccaagcatgcgctgaccaactggcaagtgtcttcactgacattttcaacctgtcactgactgagtctgtaataccaacaggtttcaagcagaccaccgtagtccctgtgcccaaaaacactaagataacttgcctaaatgactaccgacccgtagcacacgtctgtagccatgaagtgctttgaaaggctggtcatggctcacatcaacaccattatcccagaaaccctagacccactccaatttgcataccgccccaacagatccacagatgatgcaatctccattgcactccacactgccctttcccacctggacaagaggaacacctacgtgagaatgctattcattgactacagctcagcattcaacaccatagtgccctcaaagctcatcactaagctaaggaccctgggtcaaaacacctccctctgcaactgaatcctggacttcctgacgggccgcccccaggtggtaagggtaggtaacaacacatccgccacgctgatcctcaacactggggcccctcaggggtgcgtgctcagtccactcctgtactccctgttcacccatgactgcatggccaggcacgactccaacaccatcattaagtttgccgacgacacaacagtggtaggcctgatcaccaacaacgatgagacagcctatagggaggaggtcagagacctgaccatgtggtgccaggataacaacctctccctcaacgtgatcaaaacaaaggagatgattgtggactactggggaaaaaaagaggactgagcacacccccattctcatcgacggggctgtagtgggacaggttgagagcttcaagttccttggtgtccacatcaccaacaaactatcatggtccaaacacaccaagaaagtcgtgaagagggcacgacaaagcctattccccctcaggagactgaaaacatttggcatgggtcctcagatcctcaaaaagttatacagctgccccatcgagagcatcctgactggttgcatcaccgcctggtatgccaactgctcggcctccgaccgcaaggcactacagagggtagtgcgtacggcccagtacatcactggggccaagcttcctgccatccaggacctctataccaggcggtgtcagaggaaggccaaacaaattgtcaaagactccagtcaccctagtcatagactgttctctctgctaccgcacggcaagcggtaccggagcgccaagtctaggtccaaaaggcttcttaacagcttctacccccaagccataagactcatgaacagctaatcatggctacctggactatttgcattcgggacaagtctcaatgtccttgagtggcccagcctgagcccggacttgaacccgatcgaacatctctggagagacctgaaaatagctgtgcagcgacgctccccatccaacctgacagagcttcttaggatctgcagagaagaatgggagaaactcccaacatacaggtgtgcaaagcttgtagcgtcatacccaagaagactcgaggctgtaagcTGCTaccaaagctgcttcaacaacgtactgagtaaaaggtctgaatacttatgtaaatgtatatttcagttatttattttttatacatttgcaaaaaaatcaaaaaatgtgtttttgctttgccattatggggtattgtgtgtagattgatgacgaaaaaaaacatttgaatccattttagaataaggctgtaacaaaatgtggaaaaggtgaccAGCATGACACACCAACACATCTTCTCTCCCTATTACTATTCACCCTACAGAAATAATTGTCATGCATGATTTAAAACATGAATGAAGTAATTGTGCACAAGTTATTGGATTATCGCTGTGCATTAAACATACATAGCCAATGATGACATGCTGTCGCAACACATTATGTGGTTTCCTGTTTTACTGTAGGTTCTAATGAGGTCCCTTGACGTTCCACCACACAGCACAGCTTTACATTGTCGAATCTCATTCCCCTGCTGTTCAATACTGAACAACCCAATAAGGAGCCACAATCTGGATCTGTTTTAATCAGGCTGAGCTTTATCTAATGAGCAGACTGGAGAACCCACCTGCCAGTCACTGTAATGAgttgataaaaataaaaaaaaagtatgttttattgtcacatacaccatataggtgcagtgaaatacaCTGTTTTAttgggtcagccatagtagtacggtggacctggagcaaattagggttaactgccttgctcaaggacacaacaCATTTTTTAGTTTTTCTGCTCCggtatttgaaccagcgaccttttggttactggcccaacgctaggctacctgctgcccaagACGTTGCAATGATCACTCACATCAGATATCAATCCCTCACATATCTGCCCATACTCTATTATCAGCCATTTATCTTTTGAATGTCAATGTTTCATTATGTCATCATGGTTCTCAGTAAACATGTAATAAAGTATTTAAAGCGATTTAGATTTAATCCAAACATAAATCCAGATTATTATTTATACTTTCATGATTTTCCTACCTCTGGTTTTAGCAAGGTTTCATATCTAAAGGATTATGATTCATATATATTGAAAAATGAGAGAAATTTCAGATCATATTTAGATTTATCTGAGAACCAGAAGCATGTGATAAATGTAatttaaacaacaggtgtagacaacaggtgtagactaacagtgaaatgcttacttacgggcccttcccaacaatgcagagagaacaagagaaatATAATAGAAAAATCCTCAACTTCAAACTATCCTCTTTATATCCAAATATTTTTGCAGAAAGGTCAATGTAATGTGGAAAAATAACCTTCTACACATAGGAAAGGTTGTAGCAAGGCAGTTATGGTTATGCAAGAGCTCTATCTATGTACATTTACAGAATATTGCCATTTTATATAGCCATTTATGCATTTATAACATGATAAGTAAAACTGTTAAAGGGTGTGCCACATTTTCTATTTTGAGGATCAAGGAAGAATTGCATCATAATATTCTTTATCCAGAATCGTATTCAGTCTTATTGATTTGTGTTATGCTTGTTGTTGATAGGGATGAATTAAATCATTTTGTTAACAGTAAAAGTATTTATATCACAATGTGTCCAATCCCAAGATAACCAGCTAGTGTCCATAATTCAAATCTCATTACAGAGATTGCATCTTAAATAAAACACTGTTCCAAGCTAGAATGTgatactacagtggggagaacaagtatttgatacactgccgattttgcaggttttcctacttacaaagcatgtagaggtctgtaatttgtatcataggtacacttcaactgtgagagacggaacc
Encoded proteins:
- the LOC121546724 gene encoding transmembrane and death domain protein 1 gives rise to the protein MPVMGAPSLLFLLLLSPSLGEDTVAEDMGVHQLGRLVELLTSRECEDLLSALSHPEENIFQQLDHLSLENNQLDLQKRVKRDTDRNSEAQCRTALTDWLLKHGEQTYYDRLSRALQHIGRTDIAIEVGKNINQDKTLSMKKYVEEYHQRVSSIESPLVQSETEEHHVDTKPQARHVRNIPVKELIWSDLELVVERDPVQPYQRRLLDGAWPLVYGVMLGFAGTFLMGVPILLFLLYISRGDQKKLLRRSYKTRGPSSSSHGRYRRSRQKPIAGAGDVASAEMAPQNPLRHMERSRDSSQGLYSLSPSQDSDPLGVHIKNK